A DNA window from Mycobacterium sp. IDR2000157661 contains the following coding sequences:
- a CDS encoding DUF2469 domain-containing protein, translating to MSAEDLEKYETEMELSLYREYKDIVGQFSYVVETERRFYLANSVEVVPRNSEGEVYFELRLADAWVWDMYRPARFVKQVRVITFKDVNIEEVEKPELRLPE from the coding sequence ATGAGTGCCGAAGATCTCGAGAAGTACGAAACCGAGATGGAGCTCTCGCTCTACCGCGAATACAAGGACATCGTCGGCCAGTTCAGCTACGTCGTGGAAACCGAGCGCCGGTTCTATCTGGCCAACAGCGTGGAGGTAGTGCCGCGCAACTCCGAGGGCGAGGTTTACTTCGAGCTGCGGCTCGCCGACGCCTGGGTGTGGGACATGTACCGGCCGGCCCGCTTCGTCAAACAAGTCCGAGTCATCACCTTCAAAGACGTGAACATCGAAGAGGTCGAGAAGCCCGAACTGCGGCTCCCCGAATAG
- a CDS encoding ribonuclease HII: MPATWPPRTVIRKSSGLRTLESALYRSGLGPVAGVDEVGRGACAGPLVVAACVLGPNRLESLAALDDSKKLNQNERERLYPLIRRYALAYHVVFIPSGEVDRRGVHVANIEGMRRAVAGLSVRPGYVLSDGFRVPGLAVPSLPVVGGDAAAACIAAASVLAKVSRDRLMVKMEAEHPGYGFADHKGYSTPAHSAALRQFGPCSEHRYSFINVRRVATAGGVRVVTELVSGGAPDQRGEVG, encoded by the coding sequence TTGCCGGCGACATGGCCTCCCCGCACGGTGATCCGCAAGTCCTCGGGTCTGCGCACGCTGGAGTCCGCGCTGTATCGCAGTGGTCTCGGTCCGGTCGCCGGCGTCGACGAGGTTGGTCGCGGCGCATGCGCGGGACCGCTCGTGGTCGCGGCATGTGTCCTCGGACCCAACCGGCTCGAGAGCCTGGCCGCGCTCGACGACTCGAAGAAGCTCAACCAAAACGAACGCGAGCGGCTGTACCCGTTGATCCGTCGCTACGCCCTGGCTTATCACGTCGTGTTCATCCCGTCCGGCGAGGTGGACAGGCGGGGAGTGCACGTGGCCAACATCGAGGGCATGCGTCGGGCGGTGGCCGGGCTGTCGGTGCGGCCCGGGTACGTGCTGTCCGACGGGTTTCGGGTGCCCGGGCTTGCGGTACCGTCCCTCCCGGTGGTCGGTGGAGACGCGGCCGCGGCGTGTATCGCAGCGGCCAGCGTGCTGGCCAAGGTCAGCCGGGACCGGTTGATGGTCAAGATGGAGGCCGAGCACCCCGGTTACGGGTTCGCCGACCACAAGGGATACAGCACTCCTGCACACAGTGCGGCGCTGCGGCAATTCGGACCGTGTAGCGAGCACCGGTACTCATTCATCAACGTGCGGCGGGTGGCCACCGCGGGTGGTGTCCGGGTGGTGACGGAGTTGGTCAGCGGGGGAGCACCGGATCAGCGTGGCGAAGTGGGGTAG